The Streptomyces sp. NBC_01244 genome contains a region encoding:
- a CDS encoding helix-turn-helix domain-containing protein: MQHGPAVRRRKLGEELRALRDRTGLTSGEAARLAGWHQSKISRIETGRSGVKVEDIRLLLDVYGEDVVSAQQRALLEALSASAAGPAPDAETGRGRQWWHDYRGLLPQEYRDFISLEAGARSARTVELSVVPGLLQTPEYARAVTRAALGGLPEPKVDALVDVRLARQSVLRADPPLELSAVLDEAVLRRTIGGTGVMEEQLRHLVEVARLPQVRLQVLPFSVGGHLGLTGPFVIFSFPNIADLDVVVLDHLTSSLYLERKEDLEAYSAAFRTIQAHALPPRDSSDLISALADDA; encoded by the coding sequence GTGCAGCATGGTCCCGCAGTGCGCCGACGCAAGCTCGGCGAGGAACTGCGTGCCCTTCGCGACCGGACGGGACTCACCAGCGGTGAGGCGGCCCGGCTGGCGGGATGGCACCAGTCGAAGATCAGCCGTATCGAGACGGGGCGCAGCGGCGTCAAGGTGGAGGACATCCGGCTGCTGCTCGACGTCTACGGGGAGGACGTCGTGAGCGCGCAGCAGCGCGCCCTGCTGGAGGCCCTCTCGGCCTCGGCGGCGGGCCCGGCCCCGGACGCCGAGACCGGGCGCGGCCGTCAGTGGTGGCACGACTACCGGGGGCTGCTGCCGCAGGAGTACCGGGACTTCATCAGTCTGGAGGCGGGCGCCCGGTCGGCCCGCACCGTCGAGCTGTCCGTGGTGCCGGGACTGCTCCAGACCCCGGAGTACGCGCGCGCCGTGACCCGGGCCGCGCTGGGCGGGCTGCCGGAGCCGAAGGTGGACGCGCTGGTCGACGTACGGCTGGCACGTCAGTCCGTACTGCGGGCCGATCCGCCGCTGGAGCTGAGCGCGGTGCTGGACGAGGCGGTCCTGCGGCGCACGATCGGCGGGACGGGGGTGATGGAGGAACAGTTGAGGCACCTGGTGGAGGTGGCGCGTTTGCCCCAAGTGCGGCTTCAGGTACTGCCGTTCAGCGTGGGGGGACATCTCGGCCTCACCGGACCGTTCGTCATTTTCTCATTTCCGAACATCGCCGATCTGGATGTGGTGGTACTCGACCATTTGACGAGTAGCCTCTATCTGGAGCGGAAGGAAGACCTTGAGGCGTACAGCGCCGCGTTCCGCACCATCCAGGCGCACGCCCTCCCGCCCCGCGATTCGTCGGATCTCATCAGCGCCCTCGCTGACGACGCGTAA
- a CDS encoding urease subunit beta, whose protein sequence is MIPGEIVYGDGPVRLNEGRPVTRLTVLNAADRPVQVGSHYHFAEANPGLDFDRRAAHGLRLDIAAGTAVRFEPGIPVAVTLVPLAGLRTVPGLRGETGGPLDG, encoded by the coding sequence ATGATCCCCGGCGAAATCGTCTACGGGGACGGCCCGGTGCGCCTCAACGAAGGCCGGCCCGTCACCCGACTCACCGTGCTCAACGCCGCCGACCGGCCCGTCCAGGTCGGCTCGCACTACCACTTCGCCGAGGCCAACCCCGGCCTCGATTTCGACCGCCGCGCCGCCCACGGACTGCGCCTCGACATCGCCGCGGGCACCGCGGTCCGCTTCGAGCCGGGCATCCCGGTCGCCGTGACCCTCGTACCGCTGGCCGGGCTGCGCACCGTGCCGGGACTGCGCGGGGAGACCGGAGGGCCGCTCGATGGCTGA
- a CDS encoding urease subunit gamma: MQLTPHEQERLLIHVAADVAERRKARGVLLNHPEVIALITAHILEGARDGRTVAELMASGRTVLSREEVMEGIPEMIHDVQVEATFPDGTKLVTVHDPIV, from the coding sequence GTGCAGCTGACCCCCCACGAGCAGGAAAGACTGCTCATCCACGTCGCCGCCGACGTGGCCGAGAGACGCAAGGCGCGGGGCGTGCTCCTCAACCATCCCGAGGTGATAGCCCTGATCACCGCACACATCCTCGAAGGAGCCCGCGACGGGCGCACGGTGGCCGAGCTGATGGCCTCCGGGCGGACCGTGCTCTCCCGTGAGGAGGTCATGGAGGGGATACCCGAGATGATCCACGACGTCCAGGTCGAGGCGACCTTCCCCGACGGCACCAAGCTCGTCACCGTCCACGACCCCATCGTCTGA
- a CDS encoding ATP-binding protein, with translation MADHQEASVTLPSDPASVAAARRYVADVLGEWGLSEGTEAADSIRLIVSELATNSVQHTFGQSPTFTVEIRLEREEWLRIGVTDSHPRWPKRLPAAVQQDNGRGMVIIRWLAAEAGGRLSVSPTEDGGKTVWIALPWTATAAGAPARTATGC, from the coding sequence ATGGCAGATCATCAGGAAGCATCCGTCACTCTGCCGAGCGATCCCGCCTCGGTCGCGGCCGCCCGCCGCTACGTGGCGGACGTGCTGGGCGAGTGGGGACTGTCCGAGGGGACCGAGGCCGCCGACAGCATCCGGCTCATCGTCTCGGAACTGGCCACCAACTCCGTGCAGCACACCTTCGGCCAGTCGCCGACCTTCACCGTGGAGATCCGCCTGGAGCGCGAGGAGTGGCTCCGCATCGGGGTCACCGACAGCCACCCGCGCTGGCCCAAGCGGCTCCCGGCCGCCGTCCAGCAGGACAACGGCCGGGGGATGGTCATCATCCGCTGGCTCGCCGCGGAGGCGGGCGGCCGGCTCTCGGTCAGTCCGACCGAGGACGGCGGCAAGACCGTGTGGATCGCCCTGCCCTGGACGGCCACGGCCGCCGGCGCTCCGGCGCGGACCGCCACCGGCTGTTGA
- a CDS encoding VOC family protein → MFVNPVRHITFDAQEPYRLAQFWSAVTGFPIHPDDQPDDDEILLDPGQPGVPGVLFVRVPEGKSAKNRVHLDIQPVTGTRDENVERLIALGAKLQGDHRREGGMGWVTLTDPEGNELCIERSVSERAGA, encoded by the coding sequence ATGTTCGTCAATCCCGTCCGCCACATCACCTTCGACGCGCAGGAGCCGTACCGGCTGGCGCAGTTCTGGTCCGCAGTGACCGGTTTCCCCATCCACCCCGACGACCAGCCGGACGACGACGAGATCCTGCTGGACCCGGGTCAGCCGGGCGTGCCCGGGGTGCTCTTCGTCCGGGTGCCCGAGGGGAAGTCCGCGAAGAACCGGGTCCACTTGGACATCCAGCCCGTGACGGGAACCCGCGACGAGAACGTCGAGCGTCTGATAGCGCTCGGCGCGAAGCTGCAGGGTGACCACCGCCGGGAGGGTGGCATGGGCTGGGTCACCCTGACCGACCCCGAGGGCAACGAGCTGTGCATCGAGCGCAGCGTGTCGGAGCGCGCCGGAGCCTGA
- a CDS encoding DUF397 domain-containing protein encodes MSATPLSTGGLLNSARWRRSSRSTGMNNCVETAVLGGGLLAVRDSKRTDGPAVLFTGPAWDGFLVSVRADLET; translated from the coding sequence GTGTCCGCAACCCCCTTATCCACAGGCGGACTTCTGAACAGCGCGCGGTGGCGGCGAAGCAGCCGCAGCACCGGAATGAACAACTGCGTGGAAACGGCCGTCCTCGGCGGCGGTCTGCTCGCCGTCCGCGACTCCAAGCGGACGGACGGCCCGGCCGTGCTCTTCACCGGGCCGGCCTGGGACGGCTTCCTCGTCTCCGTTCGTGCGGATCTCGAGACGTAG
- a CDS encoding 8-amino-7-oxononanoate synthase: protein MPDQHTPAPVDVFSWIDDAEQAREQAGLVRTLRPRPAASPLLDLASNDYLGLSRHPETVRGASEAAERWGAGATGSRLVTGTTELHAELERELAAFCGFEAALVLSSGYAANLAAVTALSDRGTLVVSDAGNHASIVDGCRLSRAETAVVAHCDPDTVRKTLAAHQGRALLVTDSVFSVDGDAAPLAAHAEACRAEGAALLVDDAHGLGVLGEGGRGALYAAGLAGAPGVVATLTLSKSLGSQGGAVLGPAKVIRHLVNTARTFIFDTGLAPAATGAALAALRLLQREPERADRAREVAAELYGRLTASGLTAARPDAAVVSVRAPSASAALRWAADCREAGLSVGCFRPPSVPDGISRLRLTARADLTGVEISRAVETILRTAPAGATDR from the coding sequence ATGCCAGACCAGCACACCCCCGCCCCCGTGGACGTCTTCTCCTGGATCGACGACGCGGAGCAGGCCCGGGAGCAGGCCGGACTCGTCCGGACGCTGCGCCCGCGTCCGGCCGCCTCCCCGCTCCTCGACCTCGCGAGCAACGACTACCTCGGACTGTCGCGGCACCCCGAAACGGTGCGGGGAGCGAGCGAGGCGGCCGAGCGCTGGGGCGCCGGAGCCACTGGATCACGTCTCGTCACGGGCACGACCGAACTTCATGCGGAGCTCGAGCGGGAGCTGGCGGCCTTCTGCGGGTTCGAGGCCGCGCTGGTGCTCTCCTCCGGCTACGCGGCCAACCTGGCCGCCGTCACCGCGCTCAGCGACCGGGGCACCCTGGTGGTCTCCGACGCGGGCAACCACGCCTCGATCGTGGACGGCTGCCGGCTGTCGCGCGCCGAGACCGCCGTCGTCGCGCACTGCGACCCGGACACCGTCCGCAAGACCCTCGCCGCCCACCAGGGGCGGGCGCTGCTGGTCACCGACTCGGTGTTCTCGGTCGACGGGGACGCCGCCCCGCTCGCGGCCCACGCCGAGGCCTGCCGGGCGGAGGGTGCGGCCCTGCTGGTGGACGACGCGCACGGCCTCGGGGTGCTGGGCGAGGGAGGCCGCGGGGCGCTGTACGCCGCCGGGCTCGCGGGGGCCCCCGGGGTGGTCGCGACGCTGACCCTCTCGAAGTCCCTGGGCAGCCAGGGCGGGGCGGTGCTCGGCCCGGCCAAGGTGATCCGGCACCTGGTCAACACGGCGCGGACCTTCATCTTCGACACCGGGCTGGCCCCGGCCGCGACGGGCGCCGCTCTGGCCGCCCTGCGCCTGCTCCAGCGGGAACCGGAGCGCGCGGACCGCGCCCGCGAGGTGGCCGCCGAACTGTACGGACGGCTCACCGCGTCCGGCCTGACCGCGGCCCGGCCGGACGCGGCCGTGGTGTCGGTACGGGCCCCGTCGGCTTCGGCGGCACTGCGCTGGGCCGCCGACTGCCGCGAGGCAGGTCTGTCCGTGGGGTGCTTCCGGCCGCCGTCGGTACCGGACGGCATCTCCCGGCTGCGACTGACCGCGCGGGCGGATCTCACGGGGGTGGAGATCAGCCGTGCGGTGGAGACGATCCTGAGGACCGCTCCGGCCGGAGCCACGGACCGCTGA
- a CDS encoding urease accessory protein UreD, whose amino-acid sequence MHPARPPAPAPAGLRATARIGAAADGRGSTALPLLAGEGPLALRRTRGGPGEAGVMLVGAMSAPLGGDHLTVEATAGAGARLVLRSAAATLALPGRNGEPARYDVRLRLGAGAAVRWLPEPLVSVRGSDLRVRTRAELAPTARLLLREEQVLGRTGEAPGLLRSRLTVTRDGRPLLDQEVACGPGAPGGWDGPGGLAGHRALGQLLVVDPEFAKAPPQAGMLGEFAAITPLAGPAVLVTALAPDALRLRELLDSACATYGW is encoded by the coding sequence GTGCACCCCGCCCGCCCCCCGGCCCCCGCTCCGGCCGGCCTGCGCGCCACCGCCCGGATCGGCGCCGCCGCCGACGGCCGGGGCTCCACCGCCCTGCCGCTGCTGGCCGGGGAGGGGCCGCTCGCCCTGCGCCGCACCCGGGGCGGGCCAGGGGAGGCGGGCGTCATGCTGGTCGGCGCCATGAGCGCTCCCCTGGGCGGGGACCACCTCACGGTCGAAGCCACCGCAGGAGCGGGCGCCCGGCTGGTGCTCCGCTCGGCGGCGGCCACCCTGGCGCTCCCCGGCCGGAACGGGGAACCGGCGCGGTACGACGTACGGCTCCGGCTCGGGGCCGGGGCGGCGGTGCGCTGGCTGCCGGAGCCCCTGGTCTCGGTGCGCGGCAGCGACCTGCGGGTCCGCACCCGCGCCGAACTCGCCCCCACCGCCCGGCTCCTGCTGCGCGAGGAGCAGGTGCTCGGCCGCACCGGGGAGGCTCCGGGCCTGCTGCGGTCCCGGCTCACCGTGACCCGGGACGGGCGCCCGCTGCTGGACCAGGAGGTGGCCTGCGGACCCGGCGCGCCCGGCGGCTGGGACGGTCCGGGGGGACTCGCGGGCCACCGGGCACTGGGCCAGCTGCTGGTGGTGGACCCGGAGTTCGCGAAGGCCCCGCCGCAGGCCGGGATGCTGGGGGAGTTCGCCGCCATCACGCCGCTGGCTGGTCCGGCCGTCCTGGTCACGGCCCTGGCCCCGGACGCACTGCGGCTCCGCGAACTGCTCGACTCCGCCTGCGCCACCTACGGTTGGTGA
- a CDS encoding alpha/beta hydrolase: MIRNAVLGSAATLVTGTLAASLLLAPSASASSTFSSGPSGRDNPIAEAFGTQIAAARAARAGIDWKDCPPDWGFAAPIQCGFVKVPLDYSKPFGKTIDLAVDRAVSTGTKEERQGALVYNPGGPGGSGMRFPRRITTKSPLWVNTAKAYDFVGFDPRGVGHSAPISCIDPQEYVKAPKADPVPGSKADKDAQRKLAEEYADGCKERSGEMLPFMTTPNVARDLDVIRAALGEKKLNFLGVSYGTYIAGVYATLFPTHVRRMIADSVVDPSRDNIWYEANLGQDVAFQMRWNDWEDWVAKNDASFHLGTTRAAVEAKWLELRAKAKANPLGGIVGPAELIGFFQSAPYYDSSWVPVAQTWAAYAAGDEQALIDAIAPDMSDIQGNASAENSNAVYTAVECADAKWPTSWSKWDRDNSKLHAQYPFMTWANAWMNLPCATWKSKQHHAIEVGVGAHRGLPPVLIVQAERDAATPYKGGVSLNQRLAGSRLITEKGAGSHGVTNLVNPCINTRVDTYLLTGKVDARNVTCDPHATPVAPAPVAAKLLAPAPAADQRAIDELPAVR, from the coding sequence GTGATACGCAACGCGGTGCTGGGGAGCGCCGCAACTCTGGTCACCGGCACGCTGGCGGCGAGCCTGCTGCTCGCCCCGTCGGCGTCGGCCTCCTCCACCTTCTCGTCCGGCCCCTCCGGCCGCGACAACCCGATCGCCGAGGCGTTCGGCACCCAGATCGCCGCCGCCCGCGCGGCGCGCGCCGGGATCGACTGGAAGGACTGCCCGCCCGACTGGGGATTCGCGGCGCCCATCCAGTGCGGCTTCGTGAAGGTCCCGCTCGACTACAGCAAGCCCTTCGGCAAGACGATCGACCTCGCGGTCGACCGCGCCGTCAGCACCGGCACCAAGGAAGAGCGCCAGGGCGCGCTCGTCTACAACCCCGGCGGCCCCGGCGGCTCCGGCATGCGCTTCCCCCGCCGGATCACCACCAAGAGCCCGCTGTGGGTCAACACCGCGAAGGCGTACGACTTTGTGGGCTTCGACCCGCGCGGCGTCGGCCACTCCGCGCCGATCTCCTGCATCGACCCACAGGAGTACGTCAAGGCCCCCAAGGCCGACCCGGTGCCGGGCAGCAAGGCCGACAAGGACGCCCAGCGCAAGCTCGCCGAGGAATACGCGGACGGCTGCAAGGAGCGCAGCGGCGAGATGCTGCCGTTCATGACCACGCCGAACGTCGCGCGTGACCTGGACGTCATCCGTGCCGCCCTCGGCGAGAAGAAGCTGAACTTCCTCGGCGTCTCCTACGGCACCTACATCGCCGGGGTCTACGCGACCCTGTTCCCGACGCACGTGCGCCGCATGATCGCGGACAGCGTGGTCGACCCGTCCCGCGACAACATCTGGTACGAGGCCAACCTCGGCCAGGACGTCGCCTTCCAGATGCGCTGGAACGACTGGGAGGACTGGGTCGCCAAGAACGACGCCTCCTTCCACCTCGGTACCACCCGCGCCGCGGTCGAGGCCAAGTGGCTGGAGCTGCGCGCCAAGGCCAAGGCCAACCCGCTCGGCGGGATCGTCGGCCCGGCCGAGCTGATCGGCTTCTTCCAGAGCGCCCCGTACTACGACTCCTCCTGGGTGCCCGTCGCCCAGACCTGGGCCGCGTACGCCGCCGGTGACGAGCAGGCGCTGATCGACGCCATCGCCCCCGACATGAGCGACATCCAGGGCAACGCCTCGGCCGAGAACAGCAACGCCGTCTACACCGCCGTCGAGTGCGCCGACGCCAAGTGGCCCACCAGCTGGTCCAAGTGGGACCGGGACAACTCCAAGCTGCACGCCCAGTACCCCTTCATGACCTGGGCCAACGCGTGGATGAACCTGCCCTGCGCCACCTGGAAGTCCAAGCAGCACCACGCGATCGAGGTCGGGGTCGGCGCTCACCGCGGCCTGCCTCCGGTGCTGATCGTCCAGGCCGAGCGGGACGCGGCCACGCCGTACAAGGGCGGGGTCTCGCTGAACCAGCGGCTCGCCGGCTCGCGGCTCATCACCGAGAAGGGCGCCGGCTCGCACGGTGTCACCAACCTGGTGAACCCCTGCATCAACACCCGGGTGGACACCTACCTGCTCACCGGCAAGGTGGACGCCCGGAACGTGACGTGCGATCCGCACGCCACCCCGGTGGCCCCGGCCCCCGTCGCCGCCAAGCTGCTCGCGCCGGCCCCGGCCGCCGACCAGCGGGCGATCGACGAGCTCCCGGCCGTCCGCTAG
- a CDS encoding urease subunit alpha translates to MAEISRQVYADLFGPTTGDRIRLADTDLFVEIEQDLGGGPGRAGDEAVFGGGKVIRESMGQARTTRAEGAADTVITGVVILDHWGIVKADVGIRDGRICGIGKAGNPDTMDGVDRALVIGPETEIIAGNGKILTAGAVDAHVHFISPTVIEEALASGITTLVGGGTGPAEGTKATTVTPGPWHLARMFAALEAHPVNIGLLGKGNTMSREGMYSQLRGGALGFKLHEDWGSTPAVIDACLTVCEETGAQAAIHTDTLNEAGFVADTLAAIGGRTIHSYHTEGAGGGHAPDIITVVSEPNILPSSTNPTRPHTVNTVEEHLDMLMVCHHLNPAVPEDLAFAESRIRPSTIAAEDVLHDLGAISIISSDAQAMGRVGEVILRTWQTAHVMKKRRGSLPGDGPADNHRARRYVAKYTINPAVAQGLAREIGSVETGKLADLVLWKPAFFGVKPELVIKGGQIAYAQMGDANASIPTPQPVLPRPMFGAYGRAPGLNSVNFTAQAALDDGLPERLGLGKEFVAIESTRKVTKADMRNNDAMPRVEVDADTFTVTIDGEVVEPAPAAELPMAQRYFLF, encoded by the coding sequence ATGGCTGAGATATCGCGCCAGGTCTACGCCGACCTGTTCGGGCCCACCACCGGCGACCGCATCCGCCTCGCCGACACCGACCTGTTCGTCGAGATCGAGCAGGACCTCGGCGGCGGCCCCGGCCGGGCCGGCGACGAGGCCGTCTTCGGCGGCGGCAAGGTCATCCGCGAATCCATGGGCCAGGCCCGCACCACCCGCGCCGAGGGCGCCGCCGACACCGTCATCACCGGGGTGGTCATCCTCGACCACTGGGGCATCGTCAAGGCCGACGTGGGCATCCGTGACGGCCGGATCTGCGGCATCGGCAAGGCGGGCAACCCCGACACCATGGACGGCGTCGACCGCGCACTGGTGATCGGCCCCGAGACGGAGATCATCGCGGGCAACGGGAAGATCCTCACGGCGGGTGCCGTCGACGCCCACGTGCACTTCATCTCCCCGACCGTGATCGAGGAGGCCCTCGCCTCCGGCATCACCACCCTCGTCGGCGGCGGCACCGGCCCCGCCGAGGGCACCAAGGCCACCACCGTCACCCCCGGACCCTGGCACCTGGCCCGGATGTTCGCCGCGCTGGAGGCCCACCCCGTCAACATCGGCCTGCTCGGCAAGGGAAACACCATGTCCCGCGAGGGCATGTACTCCCAACTGCGCGGCGGAGCACTCGGCTTCAAGCTCCACGAGGACTGGGGATCCACCCCCGCCGTCATCGACGCCTGCCTCACCGTCTGCGAGGAGACCGGCGCCCAGGCCGCCATCCACACCGACACCCTCAACGAGGCCGGGTTCGTCGCCGACACCCTCGCCGCCATCGGCGGACGGACCATCCACTCGTACCACACCGAAGGCGCGGGCGGCGGGCACGCTCCCGACATCATCACCGTGGTCTCCGAGCCGAACATCCTGCCCAGCTCCACCAACCCGACCCGGCCGCACACCGTCAACACCGTCGAGGAACACCTCGACATGCTGATGGTCTGCCACCACCTCAACCCCGCCGTCCCCGAGGACCTGGCCTTCGCCGAGTCCCGGATCCGGCCCTCCACCATCGCCGCCGAGGACGTCCTGCACGACCTCGGAGCCATCTCGATCATCTCCTCCGACGCCCAGGCCATGGGCCGCGTCGGCGAGGTGATCCTGCGCACCTGGCAGACCGCCCACGTGATGAAGAAGCGGCGCGGCTCCCTGCCCGGCGACGGACCCGCCGACAACCACCGGGCCCGGCGCTACGTCGCCAAATACACGATCAACCCCGCCGTCGCCCAGGGCCTGGCCCGCGAGATCGGCTCCGTCGAGACCGGCAAACTCGCCGACCTCGTGCTGTGGAAGCCCGCCTTCTTCGGGGTCAAACCCGAACTGGTCATCAAGGGCGGCCAGATAGCCTACGCGCAGATGGGCGATGCCAACGCCTCCATCCCCACCCCGCAGCCGGTCCTGCCGCGCCCGATGTTCGGGGCCTACGGGCGGGCCCCCGGGCTCAACTCGGTCAACTTCACCGCCCAGGCGGCCCTCGACGACGGACTGCCCGAACGGCTCGGACTCGGCAAGGAGTTCGTCGCCATCGAGAGCACCCGCAAGGTGACCAAGGCGGACATGCGCAACAACGATGCCATGCCGAGGGTGGAAGTCGACGCCGACACCTTCACCGTCACCATCGACGGCGAGGTGGTGGAACCGGCCCCGGCGGCGGAACTGCCCATGGCCCAGCGCTATTTCCTCTTCTGA
- a CDS encoding urease accessory protein UreF, with protein sequence MSLATLLVLADGRFPAGGHAHSGGAEAACKAGRIHDAATLAEFCRGRLHTAGLVAAGLAAAAALGIDPAALDEAADARTPSPALRACARRLGRQLMRAARATWPGAELDALAAAFPRGAHQPVVLGVTARSAGLGPLDAAHVAAYESVSGPATATVRLLGLDPFEASRVLAGLAPELDSVSRRAERAALRARTGGTQTLPAASSPLLDIAAQAHADWPVRLFAS encoded by the coding sequence ATGAGCCTCGCCACCCTCCTCGTCCTCGCCGACGGCCGCTTCCCCGCCGGAGGGCACGCCCATTCCGGCGGGGCCGAGGCCGCCTGCAAGGCGGGCCGGATCCACGACGCCGCCACCCTGGCGGAGTTCTGCCGGGGCCGGCTGCACACCGCCGGGCTCGTCGCGGCCGGGCTCGCCGCGGCGGCCGCCCTCGGGATCGACCCGGCGGCCCTCGACGAGGCCGCCGACGCCCGGACCCCGTCGCCCGCGCTGCGCGCCTGCGCCCGGCGGCTCGGGCGCCAGCTGATGCGCGCCGCCCGCGCCACCTGGCCCGGCGCGGAACTGGACGCGCTGGCCGCCGCGTTCCCGCGCGGGGCGCACCAGCCCGTGGTGCTCGGCGTGACGGCCCGGTCGGCCGGGCTCGGGCCGCTCGACGCCGCGCACGTGGCCGCGTACGAGAGCGTGAGCGGGCCGGCCACCGCCACCGTACGGCTGCTCGGCCTGGACCCCTTCGAGGCGAGCCGGGTCCTGGCCGGGCTCGCACCCGAGCTGGACTCCGTGTCCCGCCGCGCGGAGCGGGCCGCGCTGCGGGCCCGCACCGGCGGTACGCAGACCCTGCCCGCGGCCTCCTCGCCGCTGCTGGACATCGCGGCGCAGGCCCATGCCGACTGGCCGGTACGGCTGTTCGCCTCCTGA
- a CDS encoding lysophospholipid acyltransferase family protein produces the protein MFYHLLKHVILGPLLRLLFRPRIEGLENIPEDGAAIIAGNHLSFSDHFLMPAILKRRITFLAKAEYFTGPGVKGRLTAAFFRSAGQIPVDRSGKDAGQAALREGLGVLSKGELLGIYPEGTRSHDGRLYKGKVGVAAMALGAEVPVVPCAMVGTFEIQPPGQKIPKIRRVTIRFGRPLDFSRYAGMEGERAVLRAITDEIMYEVLALSGQEYVDRYAAEVKAEEEEARKKARRRLR, from the coding sequence GTGTTCTACCACTTGCTCAAGCACGTGATCCTGGGACCGCTGCTGCGGCTCCTGTTCCGGCCCCGCATCGAAGGACTGGAGAACATCCCGGAGGACGGGGCCGCGATCATCGCGGGCAACCACCTGTCGTTCTCGGACCATTTCCTGATGCCCGCGATCCTCAAACGGCGCATCACCTTCCTCGCCAAGGCCGAGTACTTCACCGGACCGGGCGTGAAGGGACGGCTCACCGCCGCCTTCTTCCGCAGCGCCGGACAGATCCCGGTCGACCGGTCCGGTAAGGACGCCGGTCAGGCGGCGCTCCGCGAGGGACTCGGGGTGCTGTCCAAGGGAGAGCTGCTCGGCATCTACCCGGAGGGCACCCGCTCGCACGACGGGCGGCTCTACAAGGGCAAGGTCGGCGTCGCGGCGATGGCACTCGGCGCCGAAGTGCCCGTCGTCCCGTGCGCGATGGTCGGGACCTTCGAGATCCAGCCGCCCGGGCAGAAGATCCCCAAGATCCGCCGGGTCACGATCCGCTTCGGCCGGCCGCTGGACTTCTCCCGGTACGCGGGGATGGAGGGCGAGCGGGCCGTGCTGCGGGCCATCACCGACGAGATCATGTACGAGGTCCTCGCCCTGTCCGGCCAGGAGTACGTGGACCGGTACGCCGCCGAGGTCAAGGCGGAGGAAGAGGAAGCGCGGAAGAAGGCCCGGCGCAGGTTGCGCTGA
- the ureG gene encoding urease accessory protein UreG: MHLDHSLGGVTFPHRHTHSAEPLRADGTRRALRIGLGGPVGSGKTATVAALCRALRAELSMAVVTNDIYTREDAEFLLREAVLPPERISAVETGACPHTAIRDDISANLEAVEELEEAFHGHGRLDLILVESGGDNLTATFSRGLVDAQIFVIDVAGGDDIPRKGGPGVTTADLLVVNKTDLAPHVGSDLDRMALDAAAQRGELPVAFQSLRGGEGVGPVAAWVRERIAAWTAR, translated from the coding sequence ATGCACCTCGACCACTCCCTCGGCGGTGTGACCTTCCCGCACCGCCACACCCACAGCGCCGAGCCGCTGCGGGCGGACGGGACCCGCCGGGCCCTGCGCATCGGCCTCGGCGGGCCCGTGGGCTCCGGGAAGACCGCCACCGTCGCCGCCCTCTGCCGGGCCCTGCGCGCGGAGCTGTCCATGGCCGTGGTCACCAACGACATCTACACCCGCGAGGACGCGGAGTTCCTGCTCCGCGAAGCCGTCCTGCCGCCCGAGCGGATCAGCGCCGTGGAAACCGGGGCCTGCCCGCACACCGCCATCCGCGACGACATCTCCGCCAACCTGGAGGCCGTGGAGGAGCTGGAGGAGGCCTTCCACGGGCACGGGCGGCTCGACCTGATCCTCGTCGAGTCCGGCGGAGACAACCTCACCGCCACCTTCTCCAGGGGGCTCGTCGACGCCCAGATCTTCGTCATCGACGTGGCCGGCGGCGACGACATCCCGCGCAAGGGCGGCCCCGGCGTCACCACCGCCGACCTGCTCGTCGTCAACAAGACCGACCTCGCCCCGCACGTGGGCTCGGACCTGGACCGGATGGCCCTCGACGCCGCCGCGCAGCGCGGCGAACTGCCCGTCGCCTTCCAGTCCCTGCGCGGCGGGGAGGGCGTGGGCCCGGTGGCCGCCTGGGTGCGCGAGCGGATCGCCGCCTGGACCGCCCGGTGA